The Virgibacillus phasianinus genome includes a window with the following:
- a CDS encoding carbon starvation CstA family protein, whose product MSGILVAVIGIIVFALGYRYYSRFVADKIFRLDPNYVTPAHKYEDGVDFVPTNKFVLWGHHFSSVAGAAPIVGPAIAVYWGWVPAFLWVILGTVFAAGVHDFGTLVLSVRNKGQSVGTLAHRLIGQRAKVLFLFIILILVLMVNAVFAWVIANLFISYPASVVPIFIQIPLAVWIGFAVYKRKKKMLIPSLFALAVMYITAVVASKVDFLKIDLVQYMGGEGGDGLFGLGAVSTAFFIWIIILMVYVYIASTLPVWKLLQPRDFINSHQLVVGLAILYLGLLFTNPEITAPATNVDTDTSWFPLLFITIACGAISGFHGLVSSGTSSKQLNKETDARLVGYFGAVGEGVLALIAIIAVVTFFPSKEEFLATYSSFAASSGSGLGVFVEGASRLATGLMIPPEVATTIVSIIIISFAATSLDTSVRLMRYIIAELGVEYKMPALSKTHVATSIAVVASAALVLLPEGPKGFGSGGYLLWPLFGTSNQLLAGISLLLISIWLKRQGRNYMVTLIPMIFVLFMTLIAMFQQVVFEWSWFGSSSNTLLFIFGAIIFVFAVWIILTAFTTLTKNMNDSNIK is encoded by the coding sequence ATGAGTGGTATATTGGTTGCAGTCATTGGTATTATTGTTTTTGCATTAGGTTATCGGTATTATTCAAGATTTGTTGCTGATAAAATTTTTCGGTTAGATCCAAATTATGTAACGCCTGCACATAAGTATGAAGATGGAGTAGATTTTGTCCCGACAAACAAGTTTGTATTATGGGGGCATCACTTTTCATCTGTTGCTGGTGCAGCACCAATTGTTGGACCTGCAATAGCAGTATATTGGGGTTGGGTACCTGCATTTTTATGGGTGATTCTGGGCACGGTTTTTGCGGCAGGTGTGCATGACTTTGGGACGCTTGTTCTTTCGGTGAGGAATAAGGGTCAATCGGTGGGGACACTAGCACACAGACTAATTGGACAGCGTGCTAAAGTTCTATTTTTATTCATTATTCTTATATTAGTTTTAATGGTAAATGCGGTATTCGCCTGGGTTATTGCAAATCTATTTATTTCATACCCAGCCAGTGTAGTTCCAATCTTTATTCAAATCCCTTTAGCGGTATGGATTGGATTTGCTGTATATAAGCGGAAGAAAAAAATGTTGATTCCATCTTTGTTTGCGCTAGCTGTTATGTATATAACAGCAGTTGTTGCAAGTAAGGTAGACTTTCTGAAAATTGATTTGGTTCAATACATGGGCGGTGAAGGTGGCGATGGATTATTTGGTCTGGGCGCAGTATCAACGGCATTCTTTATCTGGATTATTATTTTAATGGTTTACGTCTATATTGCTTCTACATTGCCGGTCTGGAAGCTGCTGCAGCCACGTGATTTCATTAATTCCCATCAATTGGTTGTGGGCTTAGCTATTTTGTATTTAGGATTACTATTTACAAACCCTGAGATAACAGCACCTGCTACAAATGTTGATACCGATACTTCCTGGTTCCCATTATTGTTTATTACAATTGCATGTGGAGCTATCTCCGGATTTCATGGGTTGGTATCATCGGGAACCTCTTCTAAACAGTTAAACAAAGAAACAGATGCGCGTTTAGTTGGTTATTTCGGTGCTGTAGGTGAAGGCGTTTTGGCGTTAATTGCAATTATCGCTGTTGTTACCTTCTTCCCGAGCAAAGAAGAATTCCTTGCAACGTACAGCAGTTTCGCAGCTTCAAGTGGGTCTGGACTCGGTGTGTTTGTTGAAGGGGCGAGTAGATTAGCAACTGGATTAATGATTCCGCCAGAGGTTGCAACAACAATTGTTTCGATTATTATCATTAGCTTCGCAGCAACATCACTGGATACATCGGTTCGATTAATGCGTTATATCATTGCGGAACTTGGTGTTGAGTATAAAATGCCGGCATTATCTAAAACACATGTAGCGACATCAATAGCTGTAGTAGCCAGTGCCGCACTGGTTTTACTACCGGAAGGTCCGAAAGGATTTGGATCAGGTGGATACCTGCTCTGGCCATTGTTTGGTACCTCGAATCAATTGCTTGCCGGTATCAGTTTATTGTTAATTTCAATTTGGTTAAAACGGCAAGGCAGAAATTACATGGTTACCTTGATACCTATGATTTTTGTATTATTCATGACGCTGATTGCTATGTTCCAGCAGGTAGTTTTTGAATGGTCATGGTTTGGATCAAGCTCCAATACATTATTGTTTATCTTTGGCGCCATTATCTTTGTGTTCGCAGTTTGGATCATCTTAACCGCCTTCACAACCCTAACAAAAAACATGAACGATTCCAATATAAAATAG
- a CDS encoding cory-CC-star protein, with translation MLERMKKLLDFYEEVLSMPHRTEIARELRDQDDLFLLLLYSEMIGIPNPVYYYTLELYPYMIEQFHDWHLRMGMEKSPMSGIRCC, from the coding sequence ATGTTAGAACGTATGAAAAAGTTACTTGATTTTTATGAAGAAGTGTTAAGTATGCCGCATCGTACTGAAATTGCCCGGGAACTTCGTGATCAGGATGATTTATTTTTATTGTTACTTTATTCAGAGATGATCGGTATACCTAACCCAGTTTACTATTACACACTTGAACTATATCCCTATATGATTGAACAATTTCACGATTGGCATTTGCGGATGGGAATGGAGAAATCGCCAATGAGTGGGATACGATGCTGTTAA
- a CDS encoding zinc-binding dehydrogenase, which translates to MKAFVHDHGNLEIKQIDDPHVSVGEVIVGIRSAGLNRRDIGIPNRRNKEEDTLVLGSDGAGVIEAVGEGVTNINVGDEVIINPALRWAEKSVAPPADFDILGMPDHGTFAEKIKVSADQVEKKPAHLSWDEAGVLALSALTGYRALFTKGELKEGDTVFIPGAGSGVATYLIMFAKQAGARVIVTSRNEEKREHAANLGADIVLDTASDWPEELADEEIDLVIESVGKATFNRSLEVLKKGGRMVVFGATTDDTIDFNLRAFFYGQYQLFGTTMGSREELRDMLDLVKEHKLHPVVDSTFELNHAKEAFYYLKEGNQFGKVAIKISGDE; encoded by the coding sequence TTGAAAGCTTTTGTACATGACCATGGAAATTTAGAGATTAAACAGATTGATGATCCGCATGTAAGCGTGGGTGAAGTAATCGTCGGAATTCGAAGTGCAGGTTTAAACCGCCGGGACATAGGAATACCGAATCGCCGAAATAAAGAAGAAGATACACTTGTACTTGGGTCAGATGGAGCAGGTGTCATTGAAGCGGTAGGAGAAGGTGTTACAAACATAAACGTTGGGGATGAAGTAATTATTAATCCTGCACTCCGCTGGGCGGAAAAAAGTGTTGCACCTCCAGCAGATTTCGACATATTAGGTATGCCTGACCATGGAACTTTTGCGGAAAAAATAAAGGTATCTGCAGATCAGGTAGAAAAAAAGCCGGCGCATTTGTCCTGGGATGAAGCGGGTGTTCTAGCGCTATCCGCTTTAACGGGATACCGTGCCTTATTTACAAAGGGGGAACTAAAAGAAGGTGATACCGTATTTATCCCTGGAGCAGGGAGCGGGGTTGCAACTTATTTAATCATGTTTGCCAAGCAAGCCGGCGCTAGAGTAATCGTTACCTCCAGAAATGAGGAAAAACGTGAACATGCCGCCAACCTTGGTGCGGATATTGTGCTCGATACTGCAAGTGACTGGCCAGAAGAATTGGCTGATGAAGAAATTGATTTGGTTATCGAAAGTGTCGGAAAAGCAACCTTTAATCGTTCATTAGAAGTTTTGAAAAAAGGAGGACGGATGGTGGTATTTGGTGCGACTACAGATGATACGATAGACTTTAATCTTCGTGCCTTCTTTTATGGACAATATCAGCTGTTTGGAACGACGATGGGGAGCAGGGAAGAACTCCGTGATATGCTGGATCTAGTGAAGGAACATAAACTACATCCAGTTGTTGATTCCACATTTGAGCTTAACCACGCTAAAGAAGCTTTTTATTATTTAAAAGAAGGTAATCAATTCGGCAAAGTAGCGATCAAAATTAGTGGTGATGAATAA